A genomic stretch from Chitinivibrionales bacterium includes:
- a CDS encoding type IIA DNA topoisomerase subunit B codes for MAKKNVSIYDESKIKTLSSLEHIRLRTGMYIGRLGDGSNPDDGIYVLLKEVIDNSIDEYIMGFGKKIDIDIKENRVKICDYGRGIPLGKVIECVSVINTGAKYNDDVFQFSVGLNGVGTKAVNALSSEFRVCAFRKGQYFEANFVRGKLKSKKQGKAPKQPDGTLIEFLPDEEIFEEYSFNFEYVEQRIWNYAYLNSGLRLYFNKQKFESKNGLLDLLGNEVGQNALYDIGHYKTKQLEFSLTHTSNYGETYFSFVNGQHTSDGGSHLSAFREGILKGINEYFKKNYSGVDVREGIAGAIAIKLKNPVFESQTKNKLGNAEIRGWIVGEVKSGVVDFLHKNSDAAKKVEAKIVQNEKLRKELNVVKKEAKEAAKKIEIKIPNLKDSKYHLYDSKHGEKTQIFLTEGQSAAGSIVSSRDPKIQAIFSLRGKPQNVFGKSKAAIYKNEELFNVMMTLGIENGIENLRYSKVIIATDADVDGFHIRNLLLTYFLNYFEDLVVAGHVYILETPLFRVRNKKETRYCYSEKERNAAIKEISHPEVTRFKGLGEISPKEFGQFIGDNIRLIEVNIKSIKMIRNTLDFYMGKNTPDRREFIMENLV; via the coding sequence ATGGCTAAAAAGAACGTTTCTATTTATGATGAAAGCAAAATTAAGACCCTCAGTTCCCTGGAGCATATTCGTCTTCGAACCGGCATGTATATCGGCAGGCTTGGCGACGGCAGTAATCCTGATGACGGGATCTATGTATTGCTCAAAGAGGTCATCGATAATTCCATCGATGAATACATCATGGGTTTTGGCAAAAAAATCGATATCGACATAAAGGAGAACCGGGTAAAAATTTGTGATTATGGACGCGGGATTCCCCTGGGGAAGGTAATCGAGTGTGTCTCTGTGATCAACACGGGGGCCAAGTATAATGATGATGTTTTCCAGTTCAGTGTGGGTCTCAATGGGGTGGGCACCAAGGCGGTCAATGCACTGTCTTCGGAATTTCGTGTGTGTGCCTTTCGAAAGGGTCAGTATTTCGAGGCCAATTTTGTGCGGGGGAAACTGAAATCAAAGAAACAGGGCAAGGCGCCCAAACAACCGGACGGTACTCTGATTGAATTTTTGCCCGATGAAGAAATATTTGAAGAGTACAGCTTTAATTTCGAATATGTCGAGCAGCGGATCTGGAATTACGCCTATCTCAACAGCGGCCTTCGGCTCTATTTCAACAAGCAGAAATTCGAGTCCAAAAACGGACTTTTAGACCTGCTCGGTAATGAAGTGGGTCAGAATGCGCTGTATGATATTGGTCATTACAAAACCAAGCAGCTGGAATTCTCTCTTACTCACACATCGAACTACGGTGAAACATACTTTTCCTTTGTTAATGGCCAGCACACTTCCGACGGCGGTTCGCACCTCAGCGCATTCCGCGAGGGCATACTCAAAGGAATCAATGAATATTTCAAGAAAAATTATTCGGGCGTTGATGTTCGTGAAGGAATTGCCGGGGCCATTGCAATCAAACTGAAAAACCCGGTTTTCGAATCGCAGACCAAAAACAAGCTTGGCAATGCGGAGATTCGCGGCTGGATTGTGGGCGAAGTAAAATCGGGCGTGGTTGATTTTCTTCATAAAAACAGCGATGCGGCAAAAAAAGTCGAAGCAAAAATAGTCCAGAATGAAAAGCTTCGCAAGGAACTCAATGTCGTTAAGAAAGAGGCCAAGGAAGCTGCCAAGAAGATTGAAATAAAGATACCTAACCTCAAAGATTCGAAATATCACCTCTACGATTCGAAACACGGAGAGAAAACACAGATTTTCCTCACCGAAGGTCAGTCGGCTGCCGGTTCCATCGTCTCTTCACGGGATCCGAAAATACAAGCTATTTTTTCCCTGAGAGGTAAGCCGCAGAATGTGTTTGGTAAAAGCAAAGCGGCTATCTACAAAAATGAAGAGCTGTTTAATGTCATGATGACGCTCGGTATTGAAAACGGCATTGAAAACCTTCGCTACAGCAAGGTTATTATCGCGACCGACGCCGACGTCGACGGGTTCCATATCCGCAACCTTCTCCTTACCTATTTTCTGAATTATTTCGAAGATCTCGTTGTTGCCGGACATGTGTATATCCTCGAGACGCCGCTTTTCCGGGTAAGAAATAAAAAAGAGACCAGATATTGCTACAGCGAAAAAGAACGGAACGCAGCGATCAAAGAAATCAGCCATCCTGAAGTGACCCGATTTAAGGGTCTTGGAGAAATATCGCCCAAAGAATTCGGTCAGTTTATCGGCGACAACATACGGCTTATTGAAGTCAATATCAAATCAATCAAAATGATCCGGAACACCCTCGATTTTTACATGGGCAAAAACACCCCGGACCGTCGTGAATTTATCATGGAGAACCTCGTTTAA
- a CDS encoding DEAD/DEAH box helicase, with the protein MQYLGYTLDPFQEQAVEAINQGESLIVAAPTGCGKTLIAEYAVEAAMDKGLRIVYTAPIKTLSNQKFRDFRARFGEEAVGIHTGDVTINPEGRLLIMTTEIFRNLILEKSPRLNEVYYAIFDEIHFLDDPERGTVWEESIILAPQNIRFLCLSATVPNIHEIADWMSKVRHTRFHIIEEHHRPVPLKHYLFSPKYGNITIKGIRKKFKKNYNERKKFLRRKPSSHKIVSRLIQEEHLPALYFCFNRRACERNAELHSRLDLLAQEEHARLKELVNQLVSQYGLQSYEGLGNMRQLWESGCAYHHAGMLPAAKEIVERLFTSGLIKLLFSTSTFALGINMPAKAVVFDQVEKFDGVEFSYLMTREYNQMAGRAGRRGMDDVGHVYAQIIPEATDPREIERLMYGKNEKITSQFFASYATILNLYSQFGDKMMEMFRLSFSNFKKGTFALTKSYRREENQIHNRIRFLQDTGFLDGTLLTDKGKLAAAVSGYEIQAAELYYTHSFDTCPVDQFPVVLGALVTEESRKNKETTPSNVMLTFEAAKIIKKLRRQEIRHNIEFPISEMNFSLAAPIFAWAKECTFTELQSFGFPEGDMIRVLRMIIQLLRTLRDKLPDPIISDRMHEALELVNRDVVDAQAELEADLPGKEKEA; encoded by the coding sequence CAGTTGAAGCCGCCATGGACAAGGGCTTGCGGATTGTCTACACCGCGCCCATTAAAACGCTTTCCAACCAGAAATTCAGAGATTTCCGTGCTCGTTTCGGCGAAGAGGCTGTGGGGATCCATACCGGTGATGTTACCATCAATCCCGAGGGCCGTCTTCTTATAATGACAACCGAGATTTTCCGGAATCTGATTTTGGAAAAATCTCCCCGTCTAAATGAAGTCTATTATGCCATTTTTGATGAAATCCATTTTCTTGATGATCCTGAACGGGGAACGGTATGGGAAGAATCCATTATTCTGGCTCCGCAAAATATCAGATTCTTATGTCTCAGTGCAACGGTCCCCAATATCCATGAAATCGCCGACTGGATGAGCAAAGTAAGGCACACCAGATTTCATATCATCGAAGAACATCATCGGCCGGTCCCTTTGAAACATTACTTGTTCAGTCCCAAGTACGGCAATATTACCATTAAAGGAATCCGGAAGAAATTCAAGAAGAATTATAATGAACGCAAAAAATTTCTACGGCGCAAACCGTCATCACACAAGATTGTCAGTCGACTTATTCAGGAAGAACATTTGCCCGCGCTCTATTTCTGTTTCAACCGCCGGGCGTGCGAACGAAATGCTGAACTTCACAGCCGACTTGATCTTCTCGCCCAAGAGGAGCATGCCCGGCTGAAAGAATTGGTTAATCAACTGGTAAGCCAGTACGGATTGCAAAGCTACGAAGGGCTCGGTAATATGCGTCAGTTGTGGGAGTCTGGCTGCGCCTATCATCACGCGGGAATGCTTCCGGCTGCAAAGGAGATTGTCGAGCGGCTGTTTACCAGCGGGCTGATCAAGCTGCTGTTCAGTACCTCTACGTTTGCTCTGGGTATCAATATGCCGGCCAAAGCGGTGGTTTTCGATCAGGTGGAAAAGTTCGATGGCGTCGAATTCAGTTATCTGATGACCCGTGAGTATAATCAGATGGCCGGACGGGCCGGCAGGCGGGGTATGGATGATGTCGGGCATGTGTACGCACAGATAATTCCCGAAGCGACCGATCCCCGGGAAATCGAACGGCTGATGTATGGAAAAAATGAGAAGATTACCAGTCAGTTTTTCGCTTCCTATGCAACAATTCTCAATCTGTATAGTCAATTCGGTGATAAAATGATGGAAATGTTCAGGTTGAGTTTCAGTAATTTCAAAAAAGGAACGTTTGCTCTTACAAAATCATATCGACGGGAAGAAAACCAGATACACAACAGAATCCGGTTCCTTCAGGATACCGGTTTTCTGGACGGTACCTTGCTTACCGATAAGGGCAAACTTGCGGCGGCGGTCAGCGGATACGAAATTCAGGCTGCAGAGCTTTACTATACTCATAGTTTCGATACATGCCCTGTCGATCAGTTTCCGGTCGTGCTCGGTGCGCTGGTTACCGAAGAAAGCCGGAAGAATAAAGAAACGACACCTTCAAACGTAATGCTTACCTTCGAGGCTGCAAAGATCATAAAGAAACTTCGCAGGCAGGAGATCCGGCATAATATCGAGTTCCCCATCAGTGAAATGAATTTTTCCCTTGCCGCACCAATTTTCGCCTGGGCCAAGGAGTGTACCTTCACGGAACTTCAGAGCTTTGGGTTTCCCGAAGGCGATATGATCCGCGTTTTGCGAATGATAATCCAGCTCCTTCGAACCCTCAGAGACAAGCTCCCCGACCCGATCATTTCAGACAGAATGCACGAAGCCCTTGAGCTTGTTAACCGTGATGTTGTGGATGCCCAGGCCGAGCTTGAGGCGGATTTACCGGGCAAAGAAAAGGAAGCATAA
- a CDS encoding DNA topoisomerase IV subunit A, which yields MAYIHNLFNTNFLEYASYVIKDRAIPHINDGLKPVQRRILHSLHEMDDGKFNKVANVVGHCMRYHPHGDASIGAALVGLSNKDLFIDKQGNFGNIFTGDEASAARYIECRLSHLAREVLFNPSITEYEPSYDGRNKEPVTLPAKVPVLLAQGAEGIAVGMATHILPHNFIELLEAEIAFINDEQLLLFPDFATGGLADVSEYNDGNGKVLVRANLDTTDPKKIIIKQLPHGATTQSIISSIENAAKKNKLKIAGISDYTAEDVEIEIRLARGVHSKETVDALYAFTDCENSISVNCIVIVDGKPKVMTVTEIIQHNARQLIKVLIAELKLELGQLRDKLHAKTLEQIFIENRIYKEIEDQKTADAVVKAVFNGLKPFKSQIKREVTREDVDTLLKIPIRRISQYDIDRAKKEMREIKNRLKEIKHHLEHINDYAISFLEGIIEKYKNQFPRKTELISFEKVDVKDAAQRNLKLRYDKDTGYLGYEVNSGNVLFDVSQYDRILVIRKSGAYSVTDVPDKMFVDKGMLYCGFMDKETASNTVFNVIYKDTKTGAPYFKRCKIEKYILNKGYSIVPENGVPVKLTTDSSLAIDVEYKPKPRVRVLNETFNISDFLVKGVKATGVRLANRELKSAKFVKGE from the coding sequence ATGGCTTACATTCACAATCTGTTCAATACGAATTTTTTAGAATACGCATCCTATGTTATTAAAGACCGGGCTATTCCACATATCAACGATGGATTAAAGCCGGTACAACGCCGCATTCTCCATTCCCTTCATGAAATGGATGACGGCAAGTTCAACAAGGTGGCCAATGTCGTGGGTCACTGTATGCGGTATCATCCTCACGGTGATGCTTCAATAGGTGCGGCGCTGGTAGGGCTGTCAAATAAAGATCTGTTTATCGACAAGCAGGGTAATTTCGGTAACATATTCACCGGTGATGAAGCATCGGCTGCGCGATATATCGAGTGTCGTCTCTCACACCTGGCCCGTGAAGTTCTTTTCAATCCGAGCATTACCGAATATGAGCCATCCTATGACGGACGCAATAAGGAACCGGTCACCTTGCCGGCAAAAGTTCCGGTCCTCTTAGCACAGGGCGCCGAGGGTATTGCCGTGGGTATGGCAACCCATATCCTGCCCCATAATTTTATCGAACTTCTGGAAGCTGAAATCGCGTTTATCAATGATGAACAGCTGCTGCTCTTTCCCGATTTTGCCACCGGCGGTCTGGCCGACGTATCGGAATATAACGACGGTAACGGTAAAGTGCTGGTACGGGCAAATCTCGATACAACGGATCCCAAAAAAATAATCATCAAGCAGCTTCCACACGGCGCCACCACCCAGAGTATTATTTCATCTATCGAAAATGCAGCAAAAAAGAATAAACTGAAAATCGCCGGTATCAGTGACTATACGGCAGAAGATGTTGAGATTGAAATCCGCCTGGCCCGGGGAGTGCATTCCAAAGAAACGGTCGACGCACTCTATGCTTTTACCGATTGTGAGAATTCAATCAGTGTCAATTGCATCGTTATTGTTGACGGTAAGCCAAAAGTGATGACCGTCACCGAAATAATTCAGCATAATGCCCGACAGCTGATAAAAGTTCTTATCGCCGAACTCAAACTCGAACTGGGTCAATTGCGAGACAAGCTCCATGCAAAAACCCTGGAACAGATATTTATCGAAAACCGGATCTATAAGGAAATTGAAGATCAAAAAACCGCCGATGCGGTGGTTAAAGCCGTGTTCAACGGCCTCAAGCCTTTTAAATCACAGATCAAACGGGAAGTTACCAGAGAGGATGTCGATACGCTGCTGAAAATTCCGATCAGACGCATATCACAATATGATATCGATCGTGCCAAAAAAGAAATGCGGGAGATTAAAAATCGGCTTAAAGAAATAAAACATCACCTCGAGCATATCAACGATTATGCCATCTCTTTTCTTGAAGGCATTATTGAAAAATATAAAAACCAGTTCCCCCGGAAAACCGAGCTTATCTCTTTTGAAAAAGTAGATGTCAAGGATGCTGCGCAGCGGAATCTCAAGCTCCGTTACGATAAAGATACCGGCTATCTCGGATACGAGGTCAACAGCGGCAACGTTCTTTTCGATGTTTCCCAGTACGACCGCATTCTGGTCATCCGCAAATCCGGCGCCTATTCGGTAACCGATGTCCCCGATAAGATGTTTGTGGACAAGGGCATGCTTTACTGCGGATTCATGGACAAAGAAACCGCATCGAATACGGTCTTTAATGTTATCTATAAAGATACAAAGACCGGTGCGCCCTATTTCAAACGCTGCAAAATCGAGAAGTACATCCTTAACAAAGGTTATTCCATCGTGCCGGAGAACGGTGTCCCGGTCAAACTCACCACCGATTCATCGCTCGCTATCGATGTGGAATACAAACCCAAACCGCGGGTCCGGGTGCTCAACGAGACATTCAATATTTCCGACTTTCTCGTTAAGGGCGTAAAAGCCACGGGTGTCAGGCTGGCAAACAGGGAGCTGAAGAGTGCGAAGTTTGTGAAGGGGGAGTAG